A portion of the Chaetodon trifascialis isolate fChaTrf1 chromosome 7, fChaTrf1.hap1, whole genome shotgun sequence genome contains these proteins:
- the LOC139334438 gene encoding trypsin-1-like, translating into MRSLVFLLLIGAAFAAEDDKIVGGYECARHSQPHQVSLNSGYHFCGGSLVNENWVVSAAHCYKSRVEVRLGEHNIRVNENTEQFIRSSRVIRHPRYSSYNINNDIMLIKLSKPAVFNQYVQPVPLPTSCAPAGTMCTVSGWGETESSTVDGDKLQCLEIPILSESDCDNSYPGMITDAMFCAGYLEGGKDSCQGDSGGPVVCNGELQGVVSWGYGCAERDQPGVYAKVCIFTDWLQSTMASN; encoded by the exons atgagGTCTCTGGTCTTCCTTCTGCTCATCGGAGCTGCTT TCGCCGCTGAGGACGACAAGATCGTCGGAGGGTATGAGTGCGCACGCCACTCCCAGCCCCACCAGGTGTCTCTGAATTCTGGGTACCACTTCTGTGGTGGCTCCCTGGTCAATGAGAACTGGgttgtgtctgctgctcactgctacAAGTC ccGTGTTGAGGTGCGTCTTGGAGAGCACAACATCAGGGTCAACGAGAACACCGAGCAGTTCATCCGCTCCTCCCGTGTCATCCGCCACCCAAGATACAGCTCCTACAACATCAACAATGACATCATGTTGATCAAGCTGAGCAAGCCCGCCGTCTTCAACCAGTATGTGCAGCCTGTGCCTCTGCCCACCAGCTGCGCTCCTGCTGGCACCATGTGCACAGTCTCTGGTTGGGGCGAGACTGAGAGCTCCA CTGTTGATGGTGACAAGCTGCAGTGTCTGGAGATCCCCATCCTGTCTGAGAGTGACTGTGATAACTCCTACCCTGGCATGATCACTGACGCCATGTTCTGTGCTGGATACCTGGAGGGAGGCAAGGACTCTTGCCAG GGTGACTCTGGTGGCCCCGTTGTGTGTAACGGTGAGCTGCAGGGTGTTGTGTCCTGGGGCTACGGATGTGCTGAGAGGGACCAACCCGGTGTCTACGCCAAG GTCTGCATCTTCACCGACTGGCTGCAGAGCACCATGGCCAGCAATTAA